From Mycolicibacterium nivoides, a single genomic window includes:
- a CDS encoding MCE family protein → MKPMAERNPVKVGVVGSVVIVAAIVGATNYDAIPFLGSGHSYTAQFADAAGLRADSPVEVAGLRVGQVSSIRLDGDRVVVGFDIDRSVFVGDRSEAAIKTKTVLGAKVVEVTPRGDAPLEGPIPLELTTSPYQLADALGDLSVTINGLDTDELSTSLQTLAETFADTPPELRAAVDGVSRLSGTLAERDTQLRSLLSDVGKVSTVLGQRSSQIVDLITNSNALLTQIRTQSAALDSISNSIVAVSRQIRGFIAENRESFTSTLDRLNGVLAIIDNRRERLQDAVKRLNSYAMALGESVSSGPFFKGFVVNLPPGQYIQPFIDAAFSDLGLDPNVLAPSQLTDPPVGQPGTPAMPAPFPRTGQGGPPRMTVPDAITGNPGDLGCGPPGLPL, encoded by the coding sequence ATGAAACCGATGGCAGAACGCAACCCGGTCAAGGTGGGTGTGGTCGGGTCGGTGGTAATCGTCGCCGCCATTGTCGGCGCCACGAACTACGACGCGATCCCGTTTCTGGGCAGTGGCCACAGCTACACCGCCCAGTTTGCCGATGCGGCCGGGCTGCGAGCGGACTCACCGGTGGAGGTGGCCGGCCTGCGAGTCGGGCAGGTGTCCTCTATCAGGCTGGACGGCGATCGCGTCGTGGTCGGCTTCGACATCGACCGTAGCGTCTTCGTCGGGGACCGTTCCGAGGCCGCTATCAAGACCAAAACGGTGCTGGGCGCCAAGGTGGTCGAGGTGACACCACGCGGTGACGCACCGCTCGAGGGGCCGATCCCGCTGGAGCTGACCACATCGCCCTATCAGTTGGCCGATGCGCTGGGTGACCTGTCCGTGACCATCAACGGTCTGGACACCGATGAGTTGTCGACATCGCTGCAGACGCTCGCCGAGACGTTCGCCGATACGCCCCCGGAGTTGCGTGCAGCGGTGGACGGAGTCTCCCGCCTCTCTGGAACCTTGGCCGAACGCGACACACAGCTGCGGTCACTGCTGTCGGATGTGGGCAAGGTGTCCACCGTGTTGGGCCAGCGAAGCAGCCAGATCGTCGATCTGATCACCAACTCCAACGCGTTACTCACGCAGATCCGGACCCAGAGTGCCGCGCTGGATTCCATCTCCAACAGCATCGTCGCGGTCAGTAGGCAGATCCGCGGCTTCATCGCGGAAAACCGCGAGTCGTTCACGTCGACGCTGGACCGTCTCAACGGGGTGCTGGCCATCATCGACAACCGCCGGGAGCGACTGCAGGACGCTGTCAAACGCCTCAACTCCTATGCGATGGCGCTTGGGGAGTCGGTGTCCTCCGGTCCGTTCTTCAAAGGGTTCGTCGTCAATCTTCCACCCGGGCAGTACATTCAGCCATTCATCGACGCGGCGTTCTCTGACCTCGGGCTGGACCCCAACGTCCTGGCGCCCTCTCAGCTCACCGACCCGCCAGTCGGGCAACCGGGCACCCCGGCGATGCCTGCGCCCTTCCCTCGTACCGGGCAGGGCGGTCCACCGCGGATGACGGTGCCCGATGCGATTACCGGGAATCCGGGCGACCTGGGGTGCGGGCCGCCGGGTCTGCCGCT
- a CDS encoding MCE family protein produces the protein MNARLGAVLWRLMIFCTVCLLGLFALVAVFAQARFQPQQAYRALFSNVGGLKSGDFVRIAGVEVGKVGDLTIGRDNLVGVEFEVDDSVVLTQSSRAVVRFDNLYGDRYLALEAGAGGGAPLKPGDTIAAANTAPALDLDTLIGGFRPLFRALDPDQINALSGQLIQAFQGQGRTISSLLGQTATFTDALADRDALIGDLINNLDLVLGAIGDNDADFGKALGRLDELTAALAARKDGIADATANIDTTAREVADLLAQSRPAIQKVRQETDRAATIVLNKHDYFDDLLNTLPDAYRMLGRQGLYGDWFAFYICEAIIKVNGKGGQPVYIKAAAQTSGRCTPK, from the coding sequence ATGAACGCACGATTGGGGGCCGTCCTGTGGCGCCTGATGATCTTTTGTACTGTCTGCCTGTTGGGGTTGTTCGCCCTGGTGGCGGTGTTCGCACAGGCGCGATTCCAGCCGCAGCAGGCCTACCGGGCCTTGTTCAGCAACGTCGGCGGACTCAAGAGTGGCGACTTCGTCAGGATCGCCGGTGTCGAGGTCGGCAAGGTCGGTGATCTCACGATCGGCCGGGACAATCTGGTCGGTGTCGAGTTCGAGGTCGACGACTCCGTGGTGCTCACCCAGAGCAGCCGCGCCGTCGTCCGTTTCGACAACCTATACGGCGACCGCTATCTGGCACTGGAAGCTGGTGCTGGCGGCGGGGCCCCGCTGAAACCGGGTGACACCATCGCGGCGGCCAACACCGCACCCGCACTGGACCTCGACACCCTGATCGGCGGATTCCGCCCCTTGTTCCGCGCATTGGACCCCGACCAGATCAACGCTCTGTCCGGCCAACTCATCCAGGCCTTCCAGGGTCAGGGCCGCACCATCAGCTCCCTGCTGGGACAGACCGCCACGTTCACCGACGCGCTGGCAGACCGTGACGCGTTGATCGGGGACCTGATCAACAATCTCGATCTCGTGCTCGGCGCGATCGGTGACAATGACGCCGACTTCGGCAAAGCGCTCGGTCGGCTCGATGAACTGACCGCTGCCCTGGCCGCGCGCAAGGACGGGATCGCCGATGCGACGGCGAACATCGACACCACCGCCCGTGAAGTTGCCGATCTGCTCGCGCAGTCGCGCCCGGCGATCCAAAAGGTGCGACAGGAGACCGACCGGGCGGCGACCATCGTGCTCAACAAACACGACTACTTCGACGACCTGCTGAACACCCTGCCGGACGCCTATCGAATGTTGGGTCGGCAGGGGCTCTACGGAGATTGGTTCGCCTTTTACATCTGTGAGGCGATCATCAAGGTCAATGGCAAGGGCGGCCAGCCGGTCTACATCAAGGCGGCGGCTCAGACTTCGGGCAGGTGCACGCCGAAATGA
- a CDS encoding MCE family protein, which produces MLPVKNSRIRPAWSAGLLVLALVAVAVATVALFNGWLRSYVLVTLTADRSGLVMEPGGKVKMRGLAVGHVTDVRSATGGTAVMTLAIDPEYVRYIPANVAAQINATTAFGAKYVDLIYPSDPSPERITAHQTLRSSDTTSEVNTVFENIVGLLDKIDPAKLNATLSAIAEGVRGQGEAIGQATSDANQVLLALNPRSETIRTDLHAVHDFATTYGAAAGDLLTALDALSTTSTTVSERAGDIDALLVNVLGFADSGTQLLGTAKDDLVRTVDALQPTTSLLFEHHPALTCTLLGAQWFIDNGGAQAEGGNGYSIILDSSLAWGQDQYRYPDNLPIVGAKGGPGGKPGCGSLPDPSKQFPVRQLVTNTGWGTGNDIRINPGIGFPGWANYFPVTRAVPEPPSIRDLEGPAPAPVPYPGGPPYGAPQYAADGSPLYPGLPPAPPPGAPRAPGPTPGSEAFEAPFPMGTPPTPQKTAPTPPIGASSP; this is translated from the coding sequence ATGCTCCCGGTGAAAAATTCACGAATCCGCCCCGCGTGGTCGGCCGGCCTGCTGGTGCTCGCTCTGGTAGCGGTGGCGGTGGCGACCGTCGCACTGTTCAACGGCTGGCTCCGGTCTTATGTTCTGGTCACGCTGACTGCCGACAGATCCGGACTGGTAATGGAACCCGGCGGCAAGGTGAAGATGCGCGGGCTTGCCGTCGGCCATGTCACCGATGTTCGATCCGCCACCGGCGGGACCGCCGTCATGACGCTGGCGATCGACCCGGAATACGTTAGGTACATCCCCGCCAACGTGGCCGCTCAGATAAACGCGACAACTGCCTTCGGCGCCAAATACGTCGACCTGATCTACCCGAGCGACCCGAGCCCCGAACGGATCACCGCTCACCAAACCCTGCGGTCAAGTGACACGACCAGCGAGGTCAACACCGTGTTCGAGAACATCGTCGGGTTGCTCGACAAGATCGACCCGGCGAAATTGAATGCGACCCTGAGTGCCATCGCCGAGGGCGTGCGCGGGCAGGGCGAAGCCATCGGCCAGGCCACCAGCGATGCGAACCAGGTCCTACTGGCGCTCAACCCGCGAAGCGAGACCATTCGCACCGACCTGCACGCGGTGCACGACTTCGCCACCACCTACGGTGCGGCCGCGGGCGATCTGTTGACGGCTCTGGACGCCCTGAGCACGACTTCGACCACAGTGTCCGAACGCGCCGGGGATATCGATGCGCTGCTGGTCAATGTCCTCGGATTTGCCGACAGCGGAACACAATTGCTCGGTACCGCCAAGGACGATCTGGTGCGCACAGTCGATGCGCTGCAACCCACGACGTCGCTGCTCTTCGAACATCATCCGGCGCTCACCTGCACATTGCTGGGTGCCCAGTGGTTTATCGACAACGGTGGGGCGCAGGCCGAAGGGGGCAACGGGTACTCGATCATCCTGGACTCTTCGCTGGCTTGGGGACAGGATCAGTATCGGTATCCCGACAACCTCCCCATCGTGGGTGCCAAGGGCGGCCCAGGAGGTAAGCCCGGTTGCGGATCGTTGCCCGACCCGAGCAAGCAATTCCCGGTCCGGCAGTTGGTGACCAACACCGGGTGGGGCACCGGCAACGACATCCGGATCAACCCAGGCATCGGATTTCCCGGTTGGGCGAACTACTTCCCGGTCACCCGCGCCGTTCCCGAACCGCCGAGCATTCGTGACTTGGAAGGCCCTGCACCCGCACCGGTTCCGTATCCCGGTGGCCCGCCCTATGGTGCCCCGCAGTATGCAGCGGATGGCAGCCCGTTGTATCCAGGCCTGCCTCCGGCCCCGCCACCCGGCGCGCCGCGCGCACCCGGGCCGACGCCGGGATCCGAGGCATTCGAGGCTCCGTTCCCGATGGGGACACCGCCGACCCCGCAGAAAACCGCACCCACCCCTCCGATAGGAGCGTCCTCGCCATGA
- a CDS encoding ABC transporter permease, giving the protein MTGVPSTLRPRLRRATRTIRDGWNQLGLQTQFYGQTIRSVGDAVVHYRAEVAVQIAQMSLGAGALAVVGGTIVIVAFLTMSAGALIAVQGYNTLAGVGVEALTGFTSAYLNVRIIGPLTTGIGLAATIGAGATAQLGAMRIAEEIDALEVMGVRSISYLASTRLMAGVIVVVPLYCVAVLMSFVSARVGTTVVYGQSTGVYDHYFKTFLNPMDLVWSFVQAVAMALAVMVIHTYYGFSASGGPAGVGEAVGRAVRTSLIVVVFVTLVISLSVYGRSGNFNLSG; this is encoded by the coding sequence GTGACCGGGGTCCCGAGCACGCTCCGGCCACGCCTGCGGCGCGCGACACGCACCATCCGCGACGGCTGGAATCAGTTGGGTCTGCAGACCCAGTTCTACGGGCAGACCATCCGTTCGGTGGGTGACGCCGTCGTGCACTACCGCGCCGAGGTCGCCGTTCAGATCGCCCAGATGAGCCTGGGCGCCGGAGCATTGGCGGTGGTGGGCGGGACGATCGTCATCGTCGCGTTCCTGACGATGTCGGCGGGCGCACTGATCGCGGTGCAGGGATACAACACGCTGGCCGGTGTCGGGGTAGAGGCTCTGACGGGTTTCACCTCGGCGTATCTCAACGTCCGGATCATCGGGCCCTTGACGACGGGTATCGGGCTGGCCGCCACCATCGGAGCCGGAGCGACGGCACAACTGGGTGCCATGCGCATCGCTGAGGAAATCGATGCGCTCGAGGTCATGGGGGTGCGGTCGATCTCCTACCTCGCCTCGACCAGGCTGATGGCCGGTGTCATCGTCGTTGTCCCGCTGTACTGCGTAGCCGTATTGATGTCCTTCGTATCCGCGCGCGTGGGAACGACGGTGGTCTACGGGCAGTCGACGGGCGTCTACGACCATTACTTCAAGACCTTCCTCAACCCGATGGATCTGGTGTGGTCCTTCGTCCAGGCGGTGGCAATGGCATTGGCGGTCATGGTCATTCACACCTATTACGGATTCAGCGCCAGCGGTGGTCCGGCGGGAGTCGGGGAGGCAGTCGGCCGCGCGGTTCGGACCTCGCTGATCGTCGTCGTGTTCGTCACCTTGGTGATTTCCCTGTCTGTCTATGGACGTTCCGGCAACTTCAACCTGTCTGGGTGA
- a CDS encoding MlaE family ABC transporter permease — protein sequence MRGIGGFIAIVIDTAMLLPRPPFAWRECIFQMWFVARVSIVPTVMLSIPFTVLSVFIFNILLVEFGAADFSGASAAFGAVTQIGPLVTVLVVAGAAATAMCADLGARTIRDELDAMRVMGIDPLQALVVPRVVATVIVALLLNSVVCVVGILGGFFFSVFVQHVTPGAFVAGMTLFTGGAEIVISVVKAALFGLVAALVGCYKGISVGGGPAGVGNAVNETVVFSFMALFVINLLVTAVGVQATM from the coding sequence ATGCGAGGTATCGGTGGTTTCATCGCAATCGTCATCGACACCGCGATGCTGCTGCCGAGACCGCCGTTCGCATGGCGCGAGTGCATCTTTCAGATGTGGTTCGTGGCACGGGTGTCCATCGTGCCGACGGTGATGCTGTCCATCCCGTTCACCGTGCTATCGGTTTTCATCTTCAATATCCTGCTGGTCGAGTTCGGTGCGGCGGACTTCTCGGGTGCCAGTGCCGCCTTCGGTGCCGTCACCCAGATCGGTCCGTTGGTAACGGTTCTCGTGGTCGCCGGAGCTGCGGCTACCGCGATGTGCGCGGACCTGGGCGCACGGACGATCCGCGACGAACTCGACGCGATGCGAGTGATGGGAATCGATCCCCTACAAGCGCTGGTGGTCCCCCGTGTCGTGGCCACTGTGATCGTCGCGCTGCTGTTGAACTCGGTTGTCTGTGTGGTGGGGATCCTGGGCGGATTCTTCTTCTCGGTGTTCGTCCAGCATGTGACTCCCGGTGCATTCGTCGCCGGGATGACGTTGTTCACCGGTGGCGCCGAGATCGTGATCTCGGTGGTCAAGGCGGCGCTTTTCGGACTGGTGGCCGCTCTGGTCGGCTGCTACAAGGGAATCTCGGTCGGAGGCGGGCCGGCCGGAGTCGGCAACGCCGTCAACGAGACGGTGGTGTTTTCGTTCATGGCGTTGTTCGTGATCAACCTGTTGGTCACGGCTGTCGGTGTACAGGCGACGATGTGA
- a CDS encoding mammalian cell entry protein, translating to MRLRPTWLLYAATILMLTALCVFLGVRYYDDSQQLRRQESFLAEAREGAEMLTTIDAANVQNDVARIIASSTGPFLDDFQRRSPSFVEAVTRAQSTSRGTVLEAGLEQIRGDQADVLVTMAVTTSINGAQAPPRQWRMRIGVRQDGSTMKVSNVEFVP from the coding sequence GTGCGACTACGGCCGACCTGGTTGCTGTATGCAGCGACCATTCTGATGCTGACCGCGCTGTGCGTATTCCTCGGTGTCCGCTATTACGACGACAGCCAGCAGCTACGCCGCCAAGAGTCGTTTCTGGCGGAGGCCCGTGAGGGCGCGGAGATGCTGACCACCATCGACGCCGCCAATGTGCAAAACGACGTGGCCCGCATCATCGCCTCCTCCACCGGACCGTTCCTGGACGATTTCCAGCGGCGGTCACCGTCCTTCGTCGAGGCGGTGACAAGAGCCCAGTCCACGTCCCGCGGCACCGTGCTGGAGGCGGGCCTCGAGCAGATCCGCGGGGATCAGGCCGACGTTCTGGTCACGATGGCGGTGACGACATCGATCAATGGCGCCCAGGCGCCACCTCGGCAGTGGCGCATGCGGATCGGCGTTCGACAGGACGGATCGACGATGAAGGTATCCAATGTGGAATTTGTTCCCTGA
- a CDS encoding CAP domain-containing protein, giving the protein MKTPIAAATAALAVVISAHPANADSNRLNSSVVQMVSIVQYKAGCREKVRVHAQLQQAAQRHALNVRDDRALAGHIGSDGSTAQQRAAAAGYPGSVQETVAINPALAISSMELINMWYSHPEDLAVMRNCANTDIGVWSENSLDRTVVVAVYGSPPHDAASMPTGGGDSR; this is encoded by the coding sequence ATGAAGACACCGATTGCGGCGGCGACCGCCGCGCTGGCGGTCGTCATCTCCGCACACCCGGCCAATGCGGATAGCAATCGGCTCAACTCCTCGGTGGTGCAGATGGTGAGCATCGTGCAGTACAAGGCGGGCTGCCGGGAGAAGGTCCGAGTCCACGCTCAACTGCAGCAGGCCGCCCAACGGCACGCGCTCAATGTCCGTGATGACCGGGCGCTGGCCGGCCATATCGGATCCGACGGCTCCACAGCTCAACAGCGCGCGGCGGCAGCGGGATATCCAGGCTCTGTCCAGGAGACAGTGGCGATCAACCCCGCTCTGGCGATCAGTTCGATGGAACTGATCAACATGTGGTACTCGCACCCGGAGGACCTCGCAGTGATGAGAAACTGTGCGAACACCGACATCGGGGTCTGGTCGGAGAACTCGCTGGATCGCACTGTGGTTGTCGCTGTATACGGAAGTCCTCCGCACGATGCCGCCAGTATGCCTACAGGAGGCGGAGATTCACGCTGA
- a CDS encoding cytochrome P450 gives MVQPATDRRPTVDFDHYDQRIAHRIHDVYRDLRSENPMQWTDRHGGFWIATGYEPIHAIASAPDDFTSGEALIPDMTAGNPLIPQMLQDPEHRLYRTLLRDWFTPRRITGFEPALRELTAEMLASLTSPADLATDFALPIPMEMILRVVGVQVQNMDLIRDGVRYMVDQAGQDTSGAVDAWQGAMTFVQDVIIAPLRENPGDDLLSYLLAKQPEVTELTDDVIAAIGFSMIGAGFDTTYKTLATTLAYFAENPEVQEQARKSPSAQVVEEALRLFAPVVTGRTVTADTTVAGQTLKSGERVLLALPAANRDPAEFAEPDQPKFDRNNVRHLTFGSGIHKCLGMHLARLELRVAIEEVFRAFDHFHVTPGEQVKYVQSQVWGAVSVPISFTRATLV, from the coding sequence ATGGTTCAACCGGCCACCGATCGGCGTCCGACTGTGGACTTCGACCACTACGATCAGCGTATCGCGCACCGCATCCACGATGTATATCGCGATCTGCGCAGCGAGAACCCGATGCAGTGGACCGATCGCCACGGCGGCTTCTGGATTGCGACCGGATATGAACCGATTCACGCGATCGCCTCGGCACCAGACGATTTCACCTCCGGCGAGGCGCTCATTCCAGACATGACTGCGGGCAATCCGCTGATTCCGCAGATGCTTCAGGACCCCGAACACCGTCTCTACCGCACGCTGCTGCGCGACTGGTTCACGCCGCGCCGCATCACAGGCTTCGAGCCGGCCCTGCGAGAGCTTACGGCCGAAATGCTGGCATCGTTGACCTCGCCGGCAGATCTGGCCACCGACTTCGCACTGCCCATCCCGATGGAGATGATCCTGCGGGTGGTTGGCGTCCAGGTGCAGAACATGGATCTCATCCGTGACGGAGTTCGATACATGGTCGACCAGGCCGGTCAGGACACCAGCGGCGCGGTCGACGCATGGCAGGGCGCAATGACTTTCGTCCAGGACGTCATCATCGCACCGCTTCGCGAGAACCCAGGTGACGACCTGCTCAGCTACCTGCTCGCCAAGCAGCCGGAAGTGACGGAACTCACCGACGATGTGATCGCCGCAATCGGATTCAGCATGATCGGCGCCGGCTTCGACACGACCTACAAAACGCTGGCCACGACGCTGGCCTACTTCGCCGAGAATCCGGAGGTACAGGAGCAGGCGCGGAAGTCTCCGTCAGCCCAGGTCGTTGAGGAGGCCCTCCGACTGTTCGCGCCCGTGGTGACCGGGCGCACGGTCACCGCCGATACCACGGTGGCGGGCCAGACCCTCAAGTCGGGCGAGCGGGTACTGCTCGCGCTGCCGGCGGCCAACCGCGACCCGGCCGAGTTCGCCGAACCTGACCAGCCCAAGTTCGACCGAAATAACGTCCGCCACTTGACCTTCGGGAGTGGTATTCACAAGTGCCTGGGCATGCACCTGGCGCGGCTGGAGCTCAGAGTGGCCATCGAAGAGGTATTCCGGGCGTTCGACCACTTCCATGTCACACCCGGCGAACAGGTCAAGTACGTGCAGAGCCAGGTATGGGGAGCGGTGTCGGTCCCCATCTCGTTCACTCGCGCCACGCTCGTGTAG
- a CDS encoding cysteine hydrolase family protein: MGCQPEILASIPQHDELIAKTNKAVDIVRIHEGIVVHARTAFDPMDYRFPPLTNKEFATVVQEHRLQNGTPEAALHPALAVRPEDIELRTTRLGIFSTTDLDEQLTNYGVTTLIVTGSHTSGAVLTTIREAADRDYRIIVVAGCTADPDPEVHDFLLERVLPRQAEVWTAAQLYSSLAANK; encoded by the coding sequence TTGGGCTGTCAACCCGAGATCCTCGCCTCGATACCACAGCACGACGAACTCATCGCGAAGACAAACAAGGCCGTCGATATCGTCCGTATCCACGAGGGAATCGTGGTCCATGCGCGGACGGCCTTCGACCCAATGGACTATCGGTTCCCGCCGTTGACCAACAAGGAGTTCGCGACCGTGGTGCAGGAGCACCGGCTGCAGAACGGGACTCCTGAGGCCGCGCTGCACCCGGCATTGGCCGTGCGGCCCGAAGACATCGAGTTGCGCACTACCAGGTTAGGGATCTTCTCGACCACGGATCTGGACGAGCAACTGACCAACTACGGTGTGACGACCCTCATCGTCACCGGAAGCCACACCAGCGGTGCGGTACTGACCACCATCAGGGAGGCCGCCGACCGCGACTATCGCATCATCGTGGTCGCCGGCTGTACCGCCGACCCCGATCCTGAGGTGCACGACTTCCTACTGGAGAGAGTGCTTCCCCGCCAGGCCGAGGTGTGGACGGCCGCACAGTTGTATTCATCACTGGCCGCAAATAAGTAA